Proteins encoded together in one Dermacentor variabilis isolate Ectoservices chromosome 2, ASM5094787v1, whole genome shotgun sequence window:
- the LOC142571917 gene encoding transcription factor Sp9-like isoform X1 encodes MEAELKPSVVDFDFKQERPGGTPLAMLAAQCNKLASKSPPPLADAAVGKGFHPWKKAAPQGSSSSTPPPQQQTSSSSGLGQQHPRLAHSGSSPYQHNHQRTPGSAVSSGSVTTVTTTPCSYPSESLFYPGVSAAATTGVPSAGAASDSLLAKVEPLGRMYSHAYCDNWPYAAAAHIKPETANAFNSSPWWEVGAGGSWLDATGHSQLPNAYAAAAAASSDYGLGSGLAGSPLLGSSPLLQDTYKSMLPGQGAPGVASPFSLAQPALPQVAASSPRSQRRYTGRATCDCPNCQEAERLGPAGAHLRKKNIHSCHIPGCGKVYGKTSHLKAHLRWHTGERPFVCNWLFCGKRFTRSDELQRHLRTHTGEKRFACPVCNKRFMRSDHLSKHVKTHNGGGSSGDKKGSSSGSCSDSDNSQSEAPHPMGGGGGGLPPSQLGSAGLSQGLALGPPPPPHVPLGVLGAHVAQHPADAHRHK; translated from the exons GAGCGGCCGGGCGGCACGCCCCTGGCCATGCTGGCGGCTCAGTGCAACAAACTGGCCAGTAAGAGCCCTCCGCCGCTGGCGGACGCGGCCGTGGGCAAGGGCTTCCACCCCTGGAAGAAGGCCGCACCGCAGGGCAGCAGCTCCTCAACGCCCCCGCCGCAACAGCAAACCTCGTCGTCGTCCGGACTCGGACAGCAGCACCCGAGGCTGGCTCACTCGGGCTCCTCTCCTTACCAGCACAACCACCAGAGGACGCCAG GCTCAGCGGTCTCGAGTGGCTCTGTGACGACGGTGACCACGACGCCCTGCAGCTACCCATCCGAGTCGCTGTTCTACCCGGGCGTCTCTGCGGCCGCCACGACAGGAGTGCCCTCAGCCGGCGCGGCTAGCGACTCCCTCCTGGCCAAGGTGGAGCCCCTGGGCCGCATGTATTCCCACGCTTACTGCGACAACTGGCCGTACGCGGCGGCGGCGCACATCAAGCCCGAGACGGCGAACGCGTTCAACTCGTCTCCCTGGTGGGAGGTGGGCGCCGGCGGCTCGTGGCTGGATGCCACCGGCCACTCGCAGCTGCCCAACGCGTACGCGGCCGCGGCCGCCGCCAGCTCGGACTACGGTCTCGGATCGGGCCTGGCCGGCAGCCCGCTGCTGGGCTCCTCCCCGCTGCTGCAGGACACGTACAAGTCGATGCTTCCTGGCCAGGGTGCCCCCGGCGTCGCGTCGCCGTTCTCGCTGGCGCAGCCGGCGCTGCCGCAGGTCGCCGCCTCCTCTCCGCGGTCACAGCGGAG GTACACGGGCCGGGCGACCTGCGACTGCCCCAACTGCCAAGAGGCCGAGCGGCTCGGACCCGCCGGGGCCCACCTGCGCAAGAAGAACATCCACTCGTGCCACATCCCGGGCTGCGGCAAGGTGTACGGCAAGACGTCGCACCTCAAGGCGCACCTGCGCTGGCACACAGGCGAGCGACCTTTCGTCTGCAACTGGCTCTTCTGCGGCAAGCGGTTCACGCGGTCCGACGAGCTGCAGCGCCACCTGCGCACGCACACGGGCGAGAAGCGCTTCGCCTGCCCCGTCTGCAACAAGCGCTTCATGCGCTCCGACCACCTCAGCAAGCACGTCAAGACGCACAACGGCGGCGGATCGTCGGGCGACAAGAAGGGCTCCTCCTCGGGATCCTGCTCGGACTCGGACAACTCGCAGAGCGAGGCCCCCCACCCgatggggggaggaggagggggcctGCCGCCCTCACAGCTGGGCTCGGCGGGCTTGTCCCAGGGCCTCGCCCTGGGCCCGCCGCCTCCGCCGCACGTGCCCCTCGGCGTGCTGGGCGCGCACGTCGCCCAGCACCCGGCCGACGCGCACCGACACAAGTAG
- the LOC142571917 gene encoding transcription factor Sp9-like isoform X2: protein MLAAQCNKLASKSPPPLADAAVGKGFHPWKKAAPQGSSSSTPPPQQQTSSSSGLGQQHPRLAHSGSSPYQHNHQRTPGSAVSSGSVTTVTTTPCSYPSESLFYPGVSAAATTGVPSAGAASDSLLAKVEPLGRMYSHAYCDNWPYAAAAHIKPETANAFNSSPWWEVGAGGSWLDATGHSQLPNAYAAAAAASSDYGLGSGLAGSPLLGSSPLLQDTYKSMLPGQGAPGVASPFSLAQPALPQVAASSPRSQRRYTGRATCDCPNCQEAERLGPAGAHLRKKNIHSCHIPGCGKVYGKTSHLKAHLRWHTGERPFVCNWLFCGKRFTRSDELQRHLRTHTGEKRFACPVCNKRFMRSDHLSKHVKTHNGGGSSGDKKGSSSGSCSDSDNSQSEAPHPMGGGGGGLPPSQLGSAGLSQGLALGPPPPPHVPLGVLGAHVAQHPADAHRHK, encoded by the exons ATGCTGGCGGCTCAGTGCAACAAACTGGCCAGTAAGAGCCCTCCGCCGCTGGCGGACGCGGCCGTGGGCAAGGGCTTCCACCCCTGGAAGAAGGCCGCACCGCAGGGCAGCAGCTCCTCAACGCCCCCGCCGCAACAGCAAACCTCGTCGTCGTCCGGACTCGGACAGCAGCACCCGAGGCTGGCTCACTCGGGCTCCTCTCCTTACCAGCACAACCACCAGAGGACGCCAG GCTCAGCGGTCTCGAGTGGCTCTGTGACGACGGTGACCACGACGCCCTGCAGCTACCCATCCGAGTCGCTGTTCTACCCGGGCGTCTCTGCGGCCGCCACGACAGGAGTGCCCTCAGCCGGCGCGGCTAGCGACTCCCTCCTGGCCAAGGTGGAGCCCCTGGGCCGCATGTATTCCCACGCTTACTGCGACAACTGGCCGTACGCGGCGGCGGCGCACATCAAGCCCGAGACGGCGAACGCGTTCAACTCGTCTCCCTGGTGGGAGGTGGGCGCCGGCGGCTCGTGGCTGGATGCCACCGGCCACTCGCAGCTGCCCAACGCGTACGCGGCCGCGGCCGCCGCCAGCTCGGACTACGGTCTCGGATCGGGCCTGGCCGGCAGCCCGCTGCTGGGCTCCTCCCCGCTGCTGCAGGACACGTACAAGTCGATGCTTCCTGGCCAGGGTGCCCCCGGCGTCGCGTCGCCGTTCTCGCTGGCGCAGCCGGCGCTGCCGCAGGTCGCCGCCTCCTCTCCGCGGTCACAGCGGAG GTACACGGGCCGGGCGACCTGCGACTGCCCCAACTGCCAAGAGGCCGAGCGGCTCGGACCCGCCGGGGCCCACCTGCGCAAGAAGAACATCCACTCGTGCCACATCCCGGGCTGCGGCAAGGTGTACGGCAAGACGTCGCACCTCAAGGCGCACCTGCGCTGGCACACAGGCGAGCGACCTTTCGTCTGCAACTGGCTCTTCTGCGGCAAGCGGTTCACGCGGTCCGACGAGCTGCAGCGCCACCTGCGCACGCACACGGGCGAGAAGCGCTTCGCCTGCCCCGTCTGCAACAAGCGCTTCATGCGCTCCGACCACCTCAGCAAGCACGTCAAGACGCACAACGGCGGCGGATCGTCGGGCGACAAGAAGGGCTCCTCCTCGGGATCCTGCTCGGACTCGGACAACTCGCAGAGCGAGGCCCCCCACCCgatggggggaggaggagggggcctGCCGCCCTCACAGCTGGGCTCGGCGGGCTTGTCCCAGGGCCTCGCCCTGGGCCCGCCGCCTCCGCCGCACGTGCCCCTCGGCGTGCTGGGCGCGCACGTCGCCCAGCACCCGGCCGACGCGCACCGACACAAGTAG